Proteins found in one Opitutaceae bacterium genomic segment:
- a CDS encoding SDR family oxidoreductase, translated as MRQLEAKTVVVVGGTTGLGLSAAKAFVAEGARVVVVGRSAESAQAALGILGSSGRAHVGDASDPATAIAAIKLAHEAFGGFDGLYHVAGGSGRKFGDGPLHEITDEGWDYTLRLNLTSLMYSNRAAICDFLARKVGGTILNMGSVLGWSPSPDFFATHAYAATKSAVIGFTRSAASYYARANIRLNVLAPALVGTPMAQRAAKDAAIAEFIKTKQPLAGGRIGQPDDLDGAAIYFLSDASRFTTGQVLSVDGGWDISEGQTPNFKS; from the coding sequence ATGCGACAGCTCGAGGCGAAAACAGTGGTGGTCGTCGGAGGTACAACAGGCCTCGGCCTGTCAGCAGCCAAGGCCTTCGTGGCAGAGGGCGCACGCGTGGTCGTGGTCGGGCGCTCCGCGGAGAGCGCACAGGCCGCCTTGGGCATCCTCGGATCAAGCGGTCGCGCCCACGTGGGCGACGCGAGCGATCCCGCAACAGCGATCGCAGCCATCAAGCTCGCTCACGAGGCGTTCGGCGGCTTCGACGGTCTCTATCACGTGGCCGGCGGCAGCGGGCGGAAATTCGGCGACGGTCCACTGCACGAAATCACCGATGAAGGTTGGGACTACACGCTGCGATTGAACCTCACTTCGCTCATGTACTCCAATCGCGCCGCGATCTGCGACTTCCTCGCCCGCAAGGTCGGCGGCACCATCCTCAACATGGGGTCCGTCCTCGGATGGTCCCCTTCGCCGGATTTCTTCGCCACCCACGCGTATGCCGCGACGAAATCCGCTGTCATCGGCTTCACCCGCTCCGCCGCGTCCTACTACGCCCGTGCCAACATCCGCCTAAACGTCCTCGCTCCCGCACTCGTCGGGACGCCAATGGCCCAACGGGCCGCAAAGGACGCAGCCATCGCAGAGTTCATCAAGACCAAACAACCGCTCGCAGGAGGACGCATCGGGCAGCCCGACGACCTCGATGGCGCCGCCATCTACTTCCTGTCGGACGCCTCACGGTTCACGACCGGCCAGGTCCTCTCCGTGGATGGTGGCTGGGACATCAGCGAGGGGCAGACTCCCAATTTCAAGTCCTGA
- a CDS encoding SIS domain-containing protein — protein sequence MSTLSPSETYLQLSRNLVTAVENQVPLIQRAASWFADTILAGRMVHVFGSGHSRIMVEEMWPRYGSFPGFNPIVELSLSFHNLVVGSNGQRQAMFLENVPGLAARILRNFDLSSADTALIISSSGCNVVPIEMAELFRSCGIKVVAIVSQKHLEKSTTRHPGGKKLDECADLVLDTGAPVGDAMVSIEGLDTPVAPGSTVGGCLLVNALKAEVALRLTQAGKPPKVLSGAAVVGAERATALFEAAYDEHARRLAKLYEKLGEGEV from the coding sequence ATGAGCACGCTCTCACCTTCAGAGACCTACCTGCAGCTTTCTCGGAATCTCGTCACCGCAGTCGAGAACCAAGTCCCACTGATCCAACGGGCAGCCAGTTGGTTCGCCGACACCATCCTTGCAGGCCGAATGGTGCACGTGTTCGGCTCCGGGCATTCCCGGATCATGGTCGAGGAGATGTGGCCCCGGTACGGCTCCTTCCCAGGTTTTAACCCGATCGTCGAGCTCTCCCTTTCGTTCCACAACCTGGTCGTTGGTTCAAACGGCCAGCGGCAGGCAATGTTCCTGGAGAACGTTCCCGGGCTCGCCGCCCGAATCCTTCGCAACTTCGATCTGTCTTCGGCAGACACCGCCCTCATCATCTCATCGAGCGGCTGCAATGTGGTGCCCATCGAGATGGCGGAACTGTTTCGCTCCTGCGGAATCAAGGTGGTCGCCATCGTAAGCCAAAAACACCTCGAGAAGTCGACCACACGCCACCCGGGAGGAAAGAAACTCGACGAATGCGCCGACCTCGTGCTCGACACAGGCGCTCCTGTTGGCGACGCCATGGTGAGTATCGAGGGCCTGGATACACCCGTGGCACCAGGCTCCACCGTCGGCGGGTGCCTGCTCGTCAATGCCCTGAAGGCGGAGGTGGCGCTCCGTCTCACGCAGGCGGGAAAGCCACCGAAGGTCCTAAGCGGCGCCGCTGTCGTGGGCGCGGAACGCGCGACCGCCCTCTTTGAGGCCGCCTACGACGAACACGCCAGGCGTCTCGCCAAGTTGTACGAGAAACTGGGTGAAGGGGAGGTCTGA
- a CDS encoding Gfo/Idh/MocA family oxidoreductase, which translates to MKGKWRIAGINFDHMHMGDLLRMVHEHPGAEIVGVCDEQPARMRHAIRNFGITEGRTFTDYRRCLEETKPDLVILCPATAEHALWTKRVAAFGVHILIEKPFAATLAQADAMIAAMKAAKRQLIINWPLRWYPSHVTAKRLVDEGALGEVIEVHFYDGNRGPLWHTADKIETTPTGAKKAKSWFYKKSAGGGSLLDYLGYGTTLGTWFMNGRAPIEVTAVRDQPQGLEVDEHSVVVARYKSGLSRFETRWGTFTDPWKLQPQPKCGFVIVGTRGTLSSYDFEPTVRLQTEKAPEGRDIPVDTLHPPFHNPVAYVLHCLERGKKVDGPLAPKIARIGQQIVDTAVLSAEKRKTLPLLK; encoded by the coding sequence ATGAAAGGGAAGTGGAGAATCGCGGGAATCAATTTCGACCACATGCACATGGGCGACCTGCTTCGCATGGTGCATGAACACCCGGGTGCGGAGATCGTTGGCGTGTGCGACGAACAGCCGGCTCGCATGCGACACGCCATTCGGAATTTCGGGATCACCGAAGGGCGCACCTTCACGGACTATCGCCGCTGCCTCGAAGAGACAAAGCCCGACCTTGTCATTCTTTGCCCGGCAACGGCGGAGCACGCGCTCTGGACCAAACGCGTCGCCGCCTTTGGCGTGCACATCCTGATCGAGAAGCCGTTCGCGGCCACCCTCGCACAGGCTGACGCGATGATCGCAGCCATGAAGGCAGCGAAAAGACAGTTGATCATCAACTGGCCGCTGCGGTGGTACCCATCTCATGTCACAGCCAAACGCCTCGTTGACGAAGGCGCGCTTGGAGAGGTGATTGAGGTCCATTTCTACGACGGAAACCGCGGACCGCTCTGGCATACAGCCGACAAGATCGAGACAACACCGACTGGAGCCAAGAAGGCCAAGAGTTGGTTCTATAAGAAATCGGCGGGCGGAGGCTCCCTGCTCGATTATCTCGGCTACGGCACCACGTTGGGGACTTGGTTCATGAACGGCCGTGCGCCCATCGAGGTCACCGCTGTCAGGGATCAACCGCAGGGACTAGAAGTCGACGAGCACAGCGTTGTCGTCGCCCGCTACAAGTCCGGGCTCTCAAGATTCGAAACCAGATGGGGCACCTTCACGGATCCATGGAAGCTCCAGCCCCAGCCGAAATGCGGATTCGTAATCGTCGGCACGCGAGGCACGCTCTCAAGCTACGATTTCGAACCCACGGTCCGCCTCCAAACCGAAAAGGCGCCGGAAGGCCGTGATATCCCAGTCGACACACTGCATCCCCCTTTTCACAACCCCGTTGCGTACGTGCTGCACTGCCTCGAGCGGGGCAAAAAAGTGGACGGGCCATTGGCACCCAAGATCGCCCGGATAGGGCAGCAGATCGTGGACACTGCAGTGCTGAGCGCCGAGAAGCGCAAGACCCTGCCTTTGCTCAAATAG
- a CDS encoding Gfo/Idh/MocA family oxidoreductase produces the protein MSSNYDLKASSARAAQAPELDYSPPKPDKLVPKIGMIACGGITEHHCKAYVAAGWDVVAFYDRNKEKAEKRQRAFYPDARICDTVGELLAIPEINVVDIATHPDVRGPLIEAAIRSGKHILSQKPFVLDLKEGERLVESARAAGVSLAVNQNGRWAPYFHYLRKVVRSGLIGEVGSVSISINWDHTWTAGTAFESIHHLVLYDFGIHWFDAAFSFFGGAPAKSVFATVRQAPGQPIKPPLLATAIVAFDTGIATLNFNGCSCFSQLESCTIIGSKGTLRAVGGVCSANAIEVTTEAGTAKVDLQGAWFHDGFRGTMGELLRSVEQGRDPENSAADNLRSLAICFGAMKSADEGRIVAL, from the coding sequence GTGTCCTCCAACTACGACCTAAAAGCTTCTTCTGCGCGCGCTGCCCAGGCACCAGAGCTCGACTACAGTCCGCCAAAACCCGATAAGCTCGTGCCGAAAATCGGCATGATCGCGTGCGGGGGTATCACCGAACACCATTGCAAGGCATACGTCGCCGCAGGCTGGGATGTAGTCGCGTTCTACGACAGGAACAAGGAGAAGGCCGAAAAGAGGCAGCGCGCGTTCTACCCGGACGCCCGCATCTGTGACACGGTTGGCGAATTGCTAGCAATCCCAGAGATCAATGTCGTCGATATCGCGACCCATCCCGACGTGCGTGGTCCCTTGATTGAGGCGGCCATACGCTCCGGCAAACACATATTGAGCCAAAAACCGTTCGTGCTCGACCTGAAGGAAGGCGAGCGCCTGGTTGAATCCGCACGCGCCGCCGGAGTATCGCTCGCGGTAAATCAGAATGGCAGATGGGCTCCGTATTTTCACTACCTTCGGAAGGTCGTGCGCTCGGGCCTGATCGGTGAGGTGGGCTCTGTCAGCATCTCAATCAACTGGGACCATACTTGGACCGCCGGAACTGCCTTTGAATCGATCCACCACCTCGTACTCTACGATTTCGGCATCCATTGGTTCGATGCGGCATTCTCTTTTTTCGGCGGCGCGCCCGCAAAATCCGTCTTCGCCACAGTCAGGCAAGCTCCCGGGCAACCCATCAAGCCGCCCCTGCTCGCAACTGCGATAGTCGCCTTTGACACCGGCATCGCCACATTGAATTTCAACGGCTGCAGCTGCTTCAGCCAACTGGAGAGTTGCACAATCATCGGTTCGAAAGGGACCCTTCGCGCAGTCGGAGGCGTTTGTTCGGCCAATGCAATCGAAGTGACGACAGAGGCGGGCACCGCGAAGGTCGATCTCCAAGGCGCCTGGTTTCATGACGGCTTCCGCGGCACCATGGGCGAGTTGCTTCGTTCGGTGGAGCAAGGCCGCGATCCGGAGAACTCCGCGGCGGACAACCTCAGGAGCCTGGCCATCTGCTTTGGTGCAATGAAGTCTGCGGACGAAGGCAGAATCGTGGCGCTCTAA
- a CDS encoding M48 family metallopeptidase, which translates to MRRGRFVLFPLLIAIAYAVFQYMGSETFVNPETGRSARVALSSDEEAQLGVQSYREVLAQSRVISHGPDYEMVKRVAARLAQVVDAEGVDFDWQVSLIESDQANAFCLPGGKIAVYTGILPHTKTEGGLAAVMGHEMAHAVARHGSQRLLRTTLAQTVMLGAQFSLYDMSMQDRHLVMAALGAGAQFGVLLPFSRSHETEADQMGLLYMARAGYDPGEAIAFWERMHDAGSHRQPEFMSTHPSHETRIRDLQAFLPKAREQMRTAVTRSRD; encoded by the coding sequence ATGCGCCGCGGACGTTTCGTCTTGTTTCCCCTCCTGATCGCAATTGCATACGCGGTCTTTCAATACATGGGTTCCGAAACGTTTGTGAACCCGGAGACGGGTCGTTCGGCCCGGGTGGCATTATCCTCCGATGAGGAGGCTCAGTTGGGAGTCCAGAGCTACCGTGAGGTGCTCGCACAAAGCCGGGTCATTTCGCACGGACCGGACTACGAGATGGTAAAGCGAGTGGCCGCGCGGCTGGCTCAGGTGGTCGATGCGGAAGGAGTTGATTTTGACTGGCAGGTTTCGCTGATCGAAAGCGACCAAGCGAACGCGTTTTGCCTGCCCGGGGGAAAGATTGCGGTGTACACGGGCATCCTACCGCACACGAAAACGGAAGGAGGCCTGGCGGCTGTGATGGGCCACGAGATGGCCCACGCTGTCGCGCGCCACGGGTCGCAACGTCTGCTCCGGACAACCCTCGCCCAGACCGTGATGCTTGGTGCGCAGTTTTCTCTTTATGACATGAGTATGCAGGATCGGCACCTGGTGATGGCCGCCCTCGGTGCCGGCGCACAGTTTGGGGTCTTGCTGCCTTTCAGTCGCTCGCACGAAACAGAAGCGGACCAGATGGGCCTCCTCTATATGGCCCGCGCGGGATATGATCCGGGCGAGGCGATTGCATTTTGGGAACGCATGCACGATGCGGGAAGCCATCGACAACCTGAGTTCATGTCCACCCATCCGTCCCATGAGACACGTATCCGAGACCTGCAGGCGTTCCTACCCAAGGCGAGGGAGCAGATGCGGACAGCTGTGACACGTTCTCGAGATTAG
- a CDS encoding aldose epimerase family protein, which translates to MSLSVLHAAPSVSSRPFGNLQDGRKVTLYTLDNGNGFSAEIMDLGGIIVRLNAPDRKGNVADVALGFSNAADYPEKSPYFGAIIGRVGNRIAHGRFTLDGKTYTLAENNKNGGITTNLHGGKVGFDKVFWAAQAEVREGRPTLALSYTSADGEEGFPGTLKVQVVYSLTGDNGLRMDYSATTDKPTPINLTNHNYFNLKGEGEGSILDHVLTLNASRYTPVNAGLIPTGELAPVAGTPFDFRTPETIGAQVDADHTQIKFGLGYDHNFVLDRRGDGLELAATVYEPASGRVLEVLTTEPGLQFYCGNFLDGTLTGKSGKKYVRRGGFCLETQHFPDSINQPAFPSVVLKPGEKYKTTTVYRFSTR; encoded by the coding sequence ATGTCGTTGTCCGTCCTCCACGCCGCCCCCTCGGTGTCCTCGCGTCCCTTCGGGAACCTGCAGGATGGGCGCAAAGTCACCCTCTATACCCTCGACAATGGGAACGGTTTCTCCGCCGAGATTATGGATCTTGGCGGCATCATCGTTCGCCTCAACGCACCCGATCGTAAGGGTAATGTAGCCGATGTTGCGCTCGGCTTTTCAAATGCGGCCGACTACCCAGAGAAGTCTCCCTACTTTGGGGCGATTATCGGGCGCGTAGGCAATCGCATCGCCCACGGTCGGTTCACCTTGGATGGGAAAACCTACACGCTCGCCGAGAACAACAAGAATGGCGGAATCACCACCAACTTGCATGGCGGCAAGGTGGGCTTCGACAAGGTCTTCTGGGCCGCTCAAGCGGAAGTTCGCGAGGGTCGTCCGACCCTCGCGCTTTCGTACACCAGCGCTGACGGCGAGGAAGGATTCCCAGGCACCCTCAAGGTCCAGGTGGTGTATTCACTTACTGGAGACAACGGGCTCCGGATGGACTACTCGGCGACCACGGACAAACCCACGCCGATCAACCTGACAAACCACAATTACTTCAACCTGAAGGGTGAAGGGGAGGGGAGCATCCTCGACCATGTGCTCACGTTGAACGCATCTCGCTACACCCCCGTGAACGCCGGCCTCATTCCCACGGGCGAACTCGCTCCCGTCGCTGGAACGCCTTTCGACTTCCGCACCCCGGAGACGATTGGAGCTCAGGTGGACGCGGACCATACCCAGATCAAGTTCGGGCTTGGTTACGACCATAACTTCGTTCTCGACCGCAGGGGCGACGGCCTTGAGCTCGCTGCGACCGTTTACGAGCCCGCCTCGGGTCGTGTTCTCGAGGTCCTCACCACGGAGCCGGGTCTGCAGTTCTACTGCGGAAACTTCCTCGATGGCACGTTGACCGGAAAGTCGGGTAAGAAGTATGTTCGTCGCGGCGGCTTCTGCCTCGAAACCCAGCACTTCCCCGACTCCATCAACCAGCCGGCGTTTCCTTCAGTGGTCCTGAAGCCGGGCGAGAAGTACAAGACGACCACCGTCTATCGGTTTTCCACTCGCTAA
- a CDS encoding UDP-N-acetylglucosamine diphosphorylase — translation MRAEQLFCLPDSLARFSSFFPLDAAPWSWVQAIAKALAGIQRSVPAQVPPGVLIEGAVHLDPSVKLPPFACIMGPAYIGPGTEIRPGAYIRGNVIIGAKCVIGNSCEFKNSLLLDGVQVPHFSYVGDSVLGNGSHLGAGVILSNLRLDQKAISVRIAGQPTDTGMRKLGALLGDSAEVGCNAVLQPGTILGKRALVLPTLAFGGTLEEGKIARERPEILLATRRD, via the coding sequence ATGCGTGCCGAACAGCTGTTCTGCTTACCCGACTCCCTCGCCCGTTTTTCGTCGTTCTTCCCGCTCGACGCCGCCCCGTGGAGCTGGGTCCAGGCAATCGCAAAGGCACTTGCGGGAATCCAAAGATCGGTCCCCGCCCAGGTTCCACCCGGGGTGCTGATCGAGGGTGCCGTCCATCTCGATCCCTCGGTGAAGTTGCCGCCGTTTGCCTGCATCATGGGACCCGCATACATCGGACCTGGAACGGAAATCAGGCCCGGAGCCTACATCCGAGGCAACGTGATAATCGGTGCCAAGTGCGTGATCGGCAACTCCTGCGAATTCAAGAATTCCCTACTCCTCGACGGAGTGCAGGTTCCTCATTTCAGCTACGTCGGCGATTCCGTGCTCGGGAATGGCTCTCATCTCGGAGCGGGAGTGATCCTGTCGAACCTCCGACTCGATCAGAAAGCCATCAGCGTCAGGATCGCCGGACAGCCAACCGACACCGGCATGCGCAAGCTGGGCGCCCTGCTTGGCGACTCCGCGGAGGTGGGGTGCAACGCCGTGCTGCAACCCGGCACAATCCTGGGCAAACGCGCGTTGGTGCTTCCCACACTGGCTTTTGGCGGAACCCTTGAGGAGGGAAAGATTGCCCGCGAACGTCCCGAAATCCTTCTCGCTACCCGTCGCGACTGA
- the trpS gene encoding tryptophan--tRNA ligase, protein MRILTGIQPSGTLHIGNYFGAIKPAVELQEKGDAYYFIADYHSMTSLTEPGQRRENCYNVALDFLACGLDPKRSVFWRQSDLPEVCELTWILGTLTPMGLLERAHSYKDKTARGLSPNFGLFAYPVLMAADILLYNANLVPVGKDQKQHLEMTRDIAIKFNLTYGETFVVPEPVIREEVATVPGLDGQKMSKSYGNTIDIFGDEKATRKKIMGIVMDSRTPAEPKPDADKNIAVQLLKLVAPAEIATDFENRLRAGGLGYGDLKKALFEHYWSFFAGARAKRAELAANPDYVHHVLREGAERARAVASGVLAKARAASGLG, encoded by the coding sequence ATGCGTATTCTCACCGGCATCCAGCCTTCGGGCACGTTGCACATCGGAAACTACTTCGGCGCAATCAAGCCAGCCGTCGAGCTGCAGGAGAAAGGCGATGCCTACTACTTCATCGCCGACTACCACTCGATGACGTCACTCACCGAGCCCGGCCAGCGGCGAGAAAATTGCTACAACGTCGCGCTCGATTTCCTCGCATGCGGACTGGACCCGAAACGCAGCGTTTTCTGGCGTCAGAGCGATTTGCCGGAGGTCTGCGAGCTCACATGGATCCTGGGAACGCTGACCCCCATGGGTCTCCTGGAGCGGGCGCATAGCTACAAGGACAAGACCGCCCGGGGACTTTCGCCCAATTTTGGCCTTTTTGCCTATCCGGTGCTCATGGCCGCGGATATCCTGCTGTACAATGCCAACCTCGTGCCGGTCGGGAAGGACCAGAAACAGCACCTGGAAATGACGCGCGACATCGCGATCAAGTTCAACCTGACCTATGGCGAAACGTTTGTCGTTCCTGAGCCAGTGATCCGTGAGGAAGTCGCCACAGTTCCAGGCCTCGACGGACAGAAGATGAGCAAGAGCTACGGCAACACGATCGACATCTTTGGTGACGAGAAAGCCACCAGGAAGAAGATCATGGGAATCGTGATGGACAGCAGGACGCCTGCAGAACCCAAGCCCGACGCGGACAAGAACATCGCCGTCCAATTACTGAAGTTGGTGGCCCCCGCCGAGATCGCAACCGATTTTGAAAACCGTCTCAGGGCCGGAGGACTCGGTTACGGCGACCTGAAGAAGGCCCTGTTCGAACACTATTGGTCCTTCTTTGCCGGCGCTCGCGCCAAGCGTGCGGAACTCGCAGCCAATCCCGACTACGTTCATCATGTGCTCCGCGAAGGTGCGGAGCGCGCACGCGCAGTTGCGTCGGGTGTCCTGGCCAAGGCGCGCGCTGCCAGCGGCCTGGGCTGA
- a CDS encoding shikimate kinase, with the protein MTFPTANLYFVGFMGTGKTTVGRAVAQRLAFNWIDVDAEIERLQGKTIPEIFATDGEAAFRKMEREYIETGHPAERCVVACGGGLVVQPGMLEKLRERGVVFCLHASLETVLKRTQASRNRPLLNVEDPMERIRRLYAEREPIYRRSGTLILTEGRPVSDIVSHVLRVYRREGQEFNRRNVS; encoded by the coding sequence ATGACGTTCCCCACTGCCAACCTCTATTTCGTCGGCTTCATGGGGACCGGCAAGACAACGGTGGGACGCGCCGTCGCCCAGCGCCTCGCGTTCAACTGGATTGATGTGGACGCCGAGATCGAGCGGCTTCAAGGCAAGACCATCCCCGAGATCTTCGCGACCGACGGAGAAGCTGCCTTTCGAAAGATGGAGCGTGAGTACATCGAAACAGGGCATCCTGCGGAACGGTGCGTGGTTGCGTGCGGAGGTGGTCTCGTCGTTCAACCCGGTATGCTTGAGAAACTTCGCGAGCGGGGGGTCGTCTTCTGCCTGCATGCTTCTCTCGAGACCGTCTTGAAGCGGACACAAGCGAGCCGCAACCGGCCGCTTCTCAACGTGGAGGATCCGATGGAGCGTATTCGTCGGCTCTATGCGGAACGTGAGCCGATCTATAGGCGGTCGGGAACCTTGATTCTCACCGAGGGGCGTCCGGTGTCAGATATTGTTTCCCACGTGCTGCGCGTTTACCGCCGGGAGGGTCAGGAGTTCAACCGACGCAACGTATCATGA
- the queG gene encoding tRNA epoxyqueuosine(34) reductase QueG: MNLKEELRGRLLGIGFDVVRFASVERIGGEGLKRWIDAGHQGEMDWMKRSVDKRLDPRAVLEGASSLILLGVNYLPQGDEEGEAQWARYARYEDYHDTIKPGLVNAGRIIEELFHLGASDYRYYVDTGPVLEREWAGRSGLGFIGKSAMLISRDYGNWLFLAAILVRAEIEPDPPLKAPVSGPGGLCGKCTRCLEACPTDAFVGPGWLDARRCISYLTIENKGVIPREFRRAIGDRVYGCDVCAEVCPWNRFAQEARSVLLKPKTEFTRLSLAELLRLDAHSFAERFRGTPIKRIKLAGMLRNACVVAGNSGRTELVPLLLRLCLHEVPLVRAHAVWAVRQLKPGEWRSLLAEQLTNESDPIVRAEIVDTDAAP; this comes from the coding sequence ATGAACCTGAAGGAGGAGCTTCGCGGGCGGCTCCTGGGCATCGGTTTCGACGTCGTTCGATTCGCAAGTGTGGAACGAATCGGGGGCGAAGGACTCAAACGCTGGATCGATGCGGGACATCAGGGCGAGATGGACTGGATGAAACGTTCAGTCGACAAGCGGCTCGACCCCCGCGCAGTCCTGGAAGGGGCGAGTTCGCTGATATTGCTCGGTGTCAACTACCTTCCTCAAGGCGATGAGGAAGGGGAGGCGCAATGGGCAAGATATGCGAGGTATGAGGATTACCACGACACGATAAAGCCAGGGTTGGTCAACGCCGGTCGGATCATTGAGGAGTTGTTTCACCTAGGCGCGTCGGATTACCGGTACTACGTGGACACGGGTCCCGTGCTTGAGCGGGAGTGGGCGGGGCGCTCGGGCCTCGGCTTCATTGGAAAGAGCGCGATGCTGATCTCAAGGGACTACGGGAACTGGCTGTTCCTTGCCGCAATTCTCGTGCGGGCGGAGATTGAACCCGACCCGCCTCTTAAGGCGCCAGTCTCCGGCCCAGGAGGTCTCTGCGGCAAATGCACGCGTTGCCTCGAGGCCTGTCCGACGGACGCCTTTGTCGGGCCCGGGTGGCTCGATGCACGCCGTTGCATTTCCTATCTGACGATCGAGAACAAGGGAGTCATCCCCAGGGAGTTTCGGCGTGCGATCGGGGATCGCGTGTACGGATGCGATGTGTGTGCGGAAGTCTGCCCTTGGAATCGATTTGCGCAGGAGGCGCGGAGTGTGCTGTTGAAACCGAAGACGGAGTTCACGCGCCTATCACTGGCCGAACTCCTTCGATTGGACGCACACAGTTTTGCCGAGCGCTTCAGGGGAACACCCATCAAGCGAATCAAGCTGGCGGGCATGTTGCGAAATGCGTGTGTCGTGGCGGGCAACTCCGGTCGGACGGAATTGGTTCCTTTGCTGCTTCGTTTGTGTCTGCATGAGGTGCCCCTCGTGCGCGCGCATGCCGTCTGGGCGGTGCGCCAACTTAAGCCCGGCGAGTGGAGGTCGCTGCTCGCCGAGCAGCTGACGAATGAATCGGACCCGATCGTTCGTGCTGAAATTGTGGATACTGATGCTGCGCCTTGA